In Gopherus evgoodei ecotype Sinaloan lineage chromosome 21, rGopEvg1_v1.p, whole genome shotgun sequence, a single window of DNA contains:
- the LOC115638022 gene encoding olfactory receptor 10A7-like: MADTDWRNQTAITEFFLLGFGDLPDLQILLFLLFLVIYITTLTGNILIIVLVVANQHLHTPMYFFLGNLSFLETCYSSTILPRMLASLLTGNRTISVSGCITQLYFFCALASTECYLLAVMSYDRYLAVCKPLYYSSLMNTRVCLQLSAGSWVNGCLAITIFTLVMMQFIFCGPNKIDHFYCDSIPLIKLSCGDTRVIILLDFILACIFTLPPFLLTLTSYIYIITTILRIPSTTGRQKAFSTCSSHLIVVTIFYGTLMTVYLLPKLDILRFLKKVLSLCYTVLTPLVNPLIYSLRNREVREALHKVVSKYVTFTRNIANTIQ, encoded by the coding sequence ATGGCAGACACGGACTGGCGAAACCAAACTGCCATCACGGAATTCTTCCTGCTAGGATTTGGGGATCTCCCTGACCTgcaaattcttctcttcctgctgttcttAGTGATCTACATCACAACTCTGactgggaacatcctcatcataGTGCTTGTTGTGGCTAATCAGCATCTgcacactcccatgtacttcttcctggggaacttgtcattcttggagacctgctacagctCCACCAttctgcccaggatgctggccagtctcctaactgggaacagaaccatttctgttagTGGCTGCATCACACAACTGTATTTCTTTTGTGCTCTGGCATCTACAGAGTGCTATCTGCTagcagtgatgtcttatgatcggtatttagcagTATGTAAACCCCTTTATTATTCATCTCTTATGAATACCAGAGTTTGCCTTCAGTTGTCTGCTGGGTCATGGGTAAATGGTTGTTTGGCTATTACCATCTTCACATTAGTCATGATGCAGTTCATATTCTGTGGCCCGAACAAAATTGACCATTTCTATTGTGATTCCATCCCATTGATAAAACTCTCCTGTGGGGACACACGAGTTATCATATTGTTGGATTTCATCCTAGCCTGTATATTCACCCTACCTCCATTTCTACTAACCTTGACATCCTACATTTATATCATCACCACAATCCTGCGAATCCCTTCCACTAccgggaggcaaaaggccttttccacttgctcctcccacctcattgtggtgacaattttctatggaacACTAATGACTGTCTACCTGCTTCCAAAACTTGATATACTGAGATTCCTAAAGAAAGTTCTCTCACTTTGTTACACAGTCCTAACTCCCCTGGTAAACCCCCTCATCTAtagcctgagaaacagagaggtcagGGAAGCCTTGCACAAAGTGGTTAGTAAATATGTGACTTTCACAAGGAACATAGCGAATACTATACAATAA